A region of the Bacteroidota bacterium genome:
ATAATGTTACCGGATTTATGGAAGGAACCCCCGATATGATTGGGCAATATGTTGTTGGGGTAGAGGTAAAAGAATACCGCGGCGGTGTATTAATCGGTACCCATTACCGCGATTTTCAGTTTAACGTTACCGACTGTGAGCCTACTGCAGTGGCTAATGCACCGAATGTTATCAGAAATTGTTCAGATTATACCGTAACATTCGAAAATTATAGTTTTGGGGCAGATGATTACTATTGGGACTTTGGAGTTGATGGCATCACAACGGATACATCTACCCAAAAATTTCCCACTTATATTTTCCCGGATACAGGAACTTACGAAGTTATGCTGGTAATTCTGCCCGGTTCCGATTGTTCCGATACCGACTATATTCAGGTTTTAATTTATCCCGGTTTTGAAGCTGCAATTAGTTTTGATAACACCTGCGCTCAAACTGAAGTGGCATTTACCGACCTCTCAACTACGGTATACGGAAATCTTACCAACTGGTCATGGAATTATGGTGATGGGGGCGGAAGTTCAATTCAAAACCCATTTTATGCTTACGATGGCCCCGGCGATTATATGATCATTTTTAACGTGACTAATTCGGTAGGCTGTGAGCTGGAAGTGATTGACACCATTACCATCTACCCAAAACCTTTCCCATTTTTAACTTTCGATAATGTTTGTGAAGACCAAATCGGTACAGTTTCAAATGCTTCTGTAATTATTGGAACTAGTGAAATCACCGATGTGGAGTGGATTACACCCGATGGAGGTTATGTAAATGCCGATTCATTCGACTATTATTTTGATACTGCCGGAGCTTACCCTGTTGCGTTAATTACAACGAGTAATTATGGTTGTGTAGATACACTTTTTGATACTCTAATTGTTCCTCTACCCATAATAGCAACCGAATTAAATGATGTGACCATTTGTGAAGGCGACAGCATACAATTATTTGCCGACGGCGGAACCTATTACAATTGGCTGCCTGCTACACATATTTCATCGCCAACCGAGCAGTCACCCTATGTTTGGCCGACAACAACGACCGAATATGCAGTAATTGTTTCAGATGAATGTACCAGTGATACTGCATTTGTTATTGTAAATGTTTTACCTGCACCAAACCTGATTGCAGGCCCTGATACAATAGTTTATAGTAATCACCCGGTTCAGATGTATGCGACCGG
Encoded here:
- a CDS encoding gliding motility-associated C-terminal domain-containing protein; protein product: MAVLWGNAFAFHIIGGEIIYTRTTGNNFDIVLKIYRDCADPEAAPYDDPLQIYIYDTLGVLIQTLDIYFPGADLIDPAIVSPCMNVYPDLCVQEAIYETTVNLPPRAGGYDLVYQRCCRNSTIINIEEPVATGATYTTHIPDPGAIINSSPRFNTLPPVSLCAGFPFEFDHAATDPDGDQLVYAFFTPYSGATSDVPDPDPAPAPPFNEVIFTPPFNEGYPISSDPAFTINNVTGFMEGTPDMIGQYVVGVEVKEYRGGVLIGTHYRDFQFNVTDCEPTAVANAPNVIRNCSDYTVTFENYSFGADDYYWDFGVDGITTDTSTQKFPTYIFPDTGTYEVMLVILPGSDCSDTDYIQVLIYPGFEAAISFDNTCAQTEVAFTDLSTTVYGNLTNWSWNYGDGGGSSIQNPFYAYDGPGDYMIIFNVTNSVGCELEVIDTITIYPKPFPFLTFDNVCEDQIGTVSNASVIIGTSEITDVEWITPDGGYVNADSFDYYFDTAGAYPVALITTSNYGCVDTLFDTLIVPLPIIATELNDVTICEGDSIQLFADGGTYYNWLPATHISSPTEQSPYVWPTTTTEYAVIVSDECTSDTAFVIVNVLPAPNLIAGPDTIVYSNHPVQMYATGGISYEWSPATGLTDAFIPDPISMPDETVQYIITASDESGCTAVDTALVYIIPSCFHYVTVNAFSPNGDGVNDRFRFVTSGDEELITMQIYNRWGDIIFETTDLENGWDGTDGSGREQEIGSYIYRLITICDGIQQALSGSVTLLR